The proteins below come from a single Aegilops tauschii subsp. strangulata cultivar AL8/78 chromosome 6, Aet v6.0, whole genome shotgun sequence genomic window:
- the LOC109778900 gene encoding uncharacterized protein, which yields MAPRLERGGSGFQLPNSELEDSLFLRALISVVNGDAVVPTLHLEPSSTPHFAAAVPACASCGVDGCIGCMFAAAAAPAGSSSEGEGCSAASFVKGGGVGKITRRRSRSKFRGVRQRSWGKWAAEIRDPHRAVRKWLGTFDTAVDAARAYDLAALEFRGHRARLNFPDAAATSPSSASVSDSSWAAAQS from the coding sequence ATGGCACCGAGGCTGGAGCGCGGCGGCAGCGGCTTCCAGCTCCCGAACTCCGAGCTGGAGGACTCCCTCTTCCTCCGCGCCCTCATCTCCGTTGTAAACGGAGACGCCGTCGTCCCCACGCTGCACCTCGAGCCGTCGTCCACGCCGCACTTTGCCGCTGCAGTTCCTGCGTGCGCCAGCTGCGGCGTGGACGGGTGCATCGGCTGCATGTTCGCTGCTGCGGCGGCGCCGGCCGGCTCGAGCAGCGAGGGCGAAGGATGCTCCGCCGCGAGCTTTGTGAAgggcggcggcgtggggaagATCACGCGGAGGAGGAGCCGGAGCAAGTTCAGGGGCGTGAGGCAGCGCTCGTGGGGGAAGTGGGCGGCGGAGATCCGCGACCCGCACCGCGCCGTGCGCAAGTGGCTCGGCACCTTCGACACCGCCGTGGATGCCGCCCGCGCCTACGATCTCGCGGCGCTCGAGTTCCGTGGCCACCGCGCCAGACTCAACTTCCCGGACGCGGCCGCGACGTCGCCGTCGTCGGCTTCTGTTTCTGATTCTTCTTGGGCGGCTGCGCAGTCGTAG